The Malus domestica chromosome 17, GDT2T_hap1 genome contains the following window.
TTGTTGTGGGCAGTAAGAGAGGTGGCAGTGGGGAGTTGGGGAGGTCAGAAATTGGGTGGTTGAGGTTTGAAGAGATAGGATGGTTGCCTATtgctaaattattattattttctttttgtgcatgttgggtgtagaaagagaatTATTTGGCACGTttgaaatttcaaaataaaaaataaaaaattgaatatagaaAGAGGATAAATGAGTCTAAATAAAATGTCCCTAATATTTTATGCAACTCTAAAACGGCCACACACGTGCCTTTCACATGCTAATTCCATTGAAAAAGTAGCAGAACTACATTATTGATTGTCCTCAAATTCCAACAATTCTTAAACTACATGAGTTAATGGCTCATTCGGAGTATTTTAAAATAACCGAAATATTATAAAGACAtgcttttgagtttcaaaagcaATTGAAATGTTTCAGGTAAGAAGCATGGTTATGTGTTTATTTCACAAAACAATTTAAGTATTTTCTTAAAACTTATATGAATTTTTACTAGAGATTGATTAGAAAACGATTTTCACACATCCAAACGGATTCTAAATTGCAACAATTGTAACTACAAGGACAAAAGTGGACGTTTTCTACAAGTACCAAAATCATACATTTGGCCAAAACAAAAGGAACACGAGAACAAAACATAAGGGGAGACGAAAacaacacaagaaagtagccaTTACATACAATGATACAAGCCATAACATTCCACATAAACATTTTAAAATCCCCAGAGGACCTAAACGCACGACGACGACGACTTAGCCTATATTTTGCAGAGTTTGCACTTCTGACTGCGACACAATGCCTGATTGACTGTGTCAAACTTCCCAATTTTTCCCGTCGAAATACTTAATCTCAACGCAGGTGAGTGTTCCAGGATCAACACACCTAAACGTGATTGCGACCCCATCAGGGTTCTCGCGTTGATAGTAGAAGGAAGTTATCCCACAAACTTTACAGAACGTGTGCTTTGCCGTATGAGTACCGAAGGTGTAAGTTGTAATAAACTGCTCAGAATCACCCAAAAGTTCAAATCTTTCGGCAGGGACAACGAAAGCGGTGGTACCCCTCATAGAGCAATTCGAGCAGTTGCAACTCGTAGCC
Protein-coding sequences here:
- the LOC103405876 gene encoding uncharacterized protein produces the protein MDSEMVVHEGGCHCKKVRWRVKAPSSVVATSCNCSNCSMRGTTAFVVPAERFELLGDSEQFITTYTFGTHTAKHTFCKVCGITSFYYQRENPDGVAITFRCVDPGTLTCVEIKYFDGKNWEV